From Erwinia sp. HDF1-3R, one genomic window encodes:
- the rmf gene encoding ribosome modulation factor — protein MKRQKRDRLERAHSRGYQAGITGRSKEICPYQTIEPRSHWLGGWRQAMEDRTVSV, from the coding sequence ATGAAGAGACAGAAACGAGATCGACTCGAACGGGCACATTCACGCGGTTATCAGGCCGGTATTACCGGACGGTCCAAAGAGATATGTCCCTATCAAACGATAGAACCGAGGTCTCACTGGTTGGGAGGGTGGCGACAAGCCATGGAGGACAGGACGGTTTCGGTATAA
- the fabA gene encoding bifunctional 3-hydroxydecanoyl-ACP dehydratase/trans-2-decenoyl-ACP isomerase produces the protein MVDKRESYTKEDLIASGRGELFGAEGPPLPAGNMLMMDRVVKMTEDGGNYGKGFVEAELDISPDLWFFGCHFINDPVMPGCLGLDAMWQLVGFYLGWLGAEGKGRALGVGEVKFSGQILPTAKKVSYRIHFKRVINRKLVMGVADGEVLVDGHVIYTASDLKVGLFKDTNAF, from the coding sequence ATGGTAGATAAACGCGAATCCTATACAAAAGAAGACCTCATTGCCTCTGGTCGCGGAGAATTATTTGGGGCTGAAGGCCCACCGTTACCCGCGGGCAACATGTTGATGATGGACCGCGTGGTCAAAATGACCGAAGACGGCGGCAACTACGGTAAAGGCTTTGTTGAAGCCGAACTGGATATCAGCCCTGACCTCTGGTTCTTCGGCTGTCACTTTATCAACGATCCGGTTATGCCTGGCTGTCTGGGCCTGGATGCCATGTGGCAGCTGGTAGGATTTTATTTGGGCTGGCTGGGTGCCGAAGGTAAAGGCCGTGCGCTGGGCGTTGGCGAAGTGAAATTCTCTGGTCAGATACTGCCCACGGCTAAGAAAGTTTCCTACCGTATCCATTTCAAGCGGGTGATTAATCGCAAGCTGGTCATGGGCGTAGCGGATGGTGAAGTGCTGGTAGACGGCCACGTTATCTATACCGCCAGCGATCTGAAAGTGGGGCTGTTTAAGGACACCAACGCTTTCTAA
- a CDS encoding Lon protease family protein, protein MTNNRLEWRALQPDIESVQPLFSQAFEADGSCFALVQARLFNGLSLLLQTPAAFPLMLIKTPENIEYQKLLQDELTRLAEEDDDSLYGGHYQVEGMSVSWQPAVTPEDNFASTGGIHRADWIEAEELFGCIRLQQTTLIPEPGLVHKANGGTLILSLRALLAQPLLWLRLKKIMATGQFDWHSPDETRPLPAAIPSMPMQFRLVLTGDRDVLADFQEMEPELAALSLYGEFEDNIQIVDAEEFTLWLRWFSDIAVSHDYGPIKEDFWPVMIREAVRYTGDQDTLPLCPAWISRQLHEAAMYSADSSLSGENILNALEMREWREGFLAERVRDEILLDQIVVETEGEMIGQINALSVIEFPGHPRAFGEPSRISCVVHVGDGEFTDVERKAELGGNIHAKGMMIMQAWLIAELELEQQLPFSASVVFEQSYSEVDGDSASLAELCALISALSSQPLTQQIAVTGSVDQFGRVQAVGGLNEKIEGFFHICNQRDLNGKQGVIIPAANVRHLSLQQDVVDAVREEKFHIWAVDSVDEALPLLTGAEWDKEEGPCLLRTIQERIAQINQQELRHHRPWPLRWLNWFNQS, encoded by the coding sequence TTGACCAATAACAGATTAGAATGGCGTGCTTTACAGCCCGATATCGAAAGCGTCCAGCCCCTTTTTTCGCAGGCTTTTGAAGCCGACGGCAGCTGTTTTGCTCTGGTGCAAGCGCGCCTGTTTAACGGTCTGAGCCTGCTTCTGCAAACGCCAGCGGCATTTCCGCTGATGTTAATCAAGACGCCAGAAAATATTGAATATCAAAAACTTCTGCAGGACGAGCTCACCCGCCTCGCTGAGGAGGATGACGATTCGCTCTATGGCGGTCACTATCAGGTAGAGGGGATGTCAGTTAGCTGGCAGCCTGCCGTCACTCCTGAAGATAATTTCGCCAGCACGGGCGGTATTCATCGTGCAGACTGGATTGAAGCTGAAGAGCTATTTGGCTGCATTCGTCTGCAGCAGACAACTCTTATTCCCGAACCCGGCCTGGTTCACAAGGCTAACGGCGGCACGCTGATTCTCTCGCTGCGCGCACTACTGGCTCAGCCCCTGCTCTGGCTCCGACTGAAAAAGATCATGGCCACCGGTCAGTTCGACTGGCATTCTCCTGATGAAACCCGCCCGTTACCCGCGGCTATACCTTCAATGCCGATGCAGTTCCGTCTGGTCCTCACCGGCGATCGCGATGTACTGGCGGATTTCCAGGAAATGGAGCCCGAACTCGCCGCTCTCTCACTTTATGGCGAATTCGAAGATAATATTCAAATCGTCGATGCCGAAGAGTTCACCCTCTGGCTGAGATGGTTTAGTGACATCGCCGTTAGTCATGATTATGGGCCGATCAAAGAAGATTTTTGGCCGGTAATGATCCGTGAAGCCGTGCGTTACACCGGCGATCAGGACACGTTACCGCTCTGTCCCGCCTGGATCTCACGCCAGCTCCATGAAGCAGCGATGTACAGCGCGGATAGCAGCCTGAGCGGGGAAAATATTCTTAATGCCCTGGAAATGCGCGAGTGGCGCGAGGGTTTTCTGGCCGAGCGCGTGCGGGATGAAATTCTTCTCGATCAGATAGTCGTAGAGACGGAAGGCGAAATGATTGGGCAGATCAATGCCCTGTCAGTGATTGAGTTCCCAGGCCATCCCCGCGCCTTCGGCGAACCGTCGCGCATCAGCTGCGTGGTTCACGTTGGCGACGGCGAGTTTACCGACGTGGAGCGCAAAGCCGAACTGGGTGGCAATATCCATGCGAAGGGCATGATGATCATGCAGGCGTGGTTGATTGCGGAGTTAGAACTGGAACAGCAGCTGCCCTTCTCGGCATCAGTGGTATTTGAACAGTCCTACTCGGAAGTTGACGGCGATAGCGCCTCCCTGGCTGAACTCTGCGCGTTAATCAGCGCACTCTCCAGCCAGCCGCTGACTCAACAAATTGCCGTTACCGGTTCGGTCGATCAGTTTGGTCGCGTGCAGGCGGTCGGCGGACTGAATGAAAAGATTGAAGGCTTCTTCCATATCTGTAATCAGCGTGACCTTAACGGTAAGCAGGGGGTTATTATCCCCGCCGCTAACGTGCGTCATCTCTCCCTACAGCAGGACGTAGTGGATGCAGTACGGGAAGAAAAATTTCATATCTGGGCAGTGGACAGCGTGGATGAAGCCCTGCCTTTACTGACCGGCGCAGAATGGGACAAAGAAGAAGGCCCCTGCCTGTTACGGACCATACAGGAGCGCATTGCGCAAATTAATCAGCAGGAGCTGCGCCATCATCGCCCGTGGCCCCTGCGCTGGCTGAACTGGTTTAACCAGAGCTGA
- the matP gene encoding macrodomain Ter protein MatP — protein MKYQQLENLESGWKWKYLVKKHREGEAITRYLENSAAQVAVDELLAMENRPVDVLIWISKHINPALENRMKQTIRARRKRHFNAEHQHTRKKSIDLEYLVWQRLAGLAQRRSSTLSETIVQLIEDAERKEQYANQMSSLRQDLKAILGKPD, from the coding sequence ATGAAATATCAGCAACTGGAAAATCTTGAAAGCGGTTGGAAATGGAAATACCTGGTAAAAAAACACCGGGAGGGTGAGGCGATTACGCGCTATCTGGAAAACAGCGCGGCACAGGTTGCTGTCGACGAACTTCTGGCTATGGAAAACCGACCGGTTGATGTGCTTATCTGGATAAGTAAGCATATTAATCCTGCGCTTGAAAACAGAATGAAGCAGACCATTCGCGCTCGTCGCAAACGGCATTTCAACGCTGAGCACCAGCACACCCGTAAAAAGTCGATCGATCTGGAATATCTGGTCTGGCAGCGACTGGCGGGGCTGGCCCAGCGGAGAAGCAGCACGCTTTCAGAAACCATCGTGCAGTTGATTGAGGATGCGGAAAGAAAAGAGCAGTACGCGAACCAGATGTCATCTCTCAGGCAGGATCTTAAGGCCATATTAGGTAAGCCAGACTAA
- the ompA gene encoding porin OmpA, with product MKKTAIAIAVALAGFATVAQAAPKDNTWYTGAKLGWSQYHDTGYYGNGYSNNDGPTHESQLGAGAFGGYQANQYLGFELGYDWLGRMPHKGNNVNGAFKAQGIQLAAKLSYPIADDLDVYTRLGGMVWRADSTQQNTLTGNRISDHDTGVSPLAAVGVEYALTKNWATRLDYQWVNNIGDAGTVGTRPDNAMLSVGVSYRFGQDDAAPAPAPAPAPAPVVETKRFTMKSDVLFTFNKATLKPEGQQALDQLYTQLSSLDPKDGSVVVLGFTDRIGSEQYNQKLSEKRAQSVVDYLVSKGIPSNKISARGMGESNPVTGNTCDSVKGRKALIDCLSPDRRVEIEVKGIKDVVTQPQS from the coding sequence ATGAAAAAGACAGCTATCGCAATTGCAGTGGCACTGGCTGGCTTCGCTACCGTAGCGCAGGCCGCCCCGAAAGATAACACCTGGTACACCGGTGCTAAACTGGGCTGGTCTCAGTACCACGACACTGGTTACTACGGTAACGGTTATTCCAACAATGATGGCCCAACTCACGAGAGCCAGCTTGGCGCTGGTGCATTCGGTGGTTATCAGGCTAATCAGTACCTGGGCTTCGAACTGGGTTATGACTGGCTGGGTCGTATGCCTCACAAAGGCAACAACGTAAACGGCGCATTCAAAGCACAGGGCATTCAGCTGGCTGCTAAACTGAGCTACCCAATTGCTGACGATCTGGACGTTTATACACGTCTGGGTGGTATGGTATGGCGTGCAGACTCTACTCAGCAGAACACCCTGACTGGCAACCGTATCAGCGACCACGACACCGGCGTTTCTCCGCTGGCAGCTGTTGGTGTTGAATACGCACTGACCAAAAACTGGGCAACCCGTCTGGACTACCAGTGGGTTAACAACATCGGTGATGCAGGTACCGTTGGTACGCGTCCTGATAACGCCATGCTGAGCGTTGGTGTTTCTTACCGTTTCGGTCAGGATGATGCTGCTCCAGCTCCGGCTCCAGCACCTGCTCCGGCTCCAGTTGTTGAAACCAAGCGTTTCACCATGAAGTCTGACGTTCTGTTCACCTTCAACAAGGCTACTCTGAAGCCAGAAGGTCAGCAGGCTCTGGATCAGCTGTACACCCAGCTGAGCTCACTGGATCCTAAAGACGGTTCAGTCGTCGTTCTGGGCTTCACAGACCGCATCGGTTCTGAGCAGTACAACCAGAAGCTGTCTGAGAAACGTGCTCAGTCCGTCGTTGACTACCTCGTTTCTAAAGGCATCCCATCTAACAAGATCTCTGCACGCGGTATGGGCGAATCTAACCCAGTTACCGGCAACACCTGTGACAGCGTGAAAGGCCGTAAGGCTCTGATCGACTGCCTGTCTCCGGACCGTCGCGTAGAAATCGAAGTTAAAGGTATCAAAGACGTTGTAACTCAGCCACAGAGCTAA
- the sulA gene encoding SOS-induced cell division inhibitor SulA: MYTHSLKPRVRTAAFNSTPACAGDTSQTEGATGLISEMIYSENQPGMTQMLLLPLLQQLGTQSRWQLWLTPQQKLSRSWLMQSGLPLDKVMQVSQSGAITTVEAMIKALQTGNYSVVLGWLPGEITLEDRLRLQHAASAGNALGLIMRPDRAKIVTSRPCNGIKIHSTLYH; this comes from the coding sequence ATGTATACTCATTCTCTGAAGCCACGTGTTCGCACCGCTGCTTTTAATTCAACTCCAGCCTGTGCCGGTGACACATCTCAGACTGAGGGCGCAACGGGCCTGATCAGCGAAATGATCTACAGTGAAAACCAGCCAGGCATGACGCAAATGCTGTTACTGCCTCTGCTTCAGCAGCTTGGTACGCAATCGCGCTGGCAGCTATGGCTAACGCCTCAGCAAAAATTGAGCCGCAGCTGGCTAATGCAATCGGGTTTACCGTTGGATAAAGTCATGCAGGTGAGTCAGTCAGGCGCTATCACTACCGTTGAAGCGATGATTAAAGCGCTGCAAACCGGCAATTACAGTGTGGTTTTAGGCTGGTTGCCCGGTGAAATTACGCTGGAAGATCGCCTCAGACTTCAGCATGCGGCCTCCGCAGGAAATGCTCTGGGATTGATCATGCGGCCCGATCGGGCAAAAATCGTTACCTCCAGACCGTGCAACGGGATAAAAATTCACTCTACTTTGTATCATTAA
- a CDS encoding TfoX/Sxy family DNA transformation protein has translation MHDSKVKIEQAKRDLAALGDIDSRSQFGGYSLSVGKVVFALIAEGELYLRACEQAKPYLVERQMEPLCFNKRGIPVTLDYYRVDPALWSQQEQLIALSKLCLQGARKHREGVLQNRRLKDLPNLSLRLELELRRVGISSVQMLREQGAKESWLKLRACNKNLSISVLFALQGAILGRHHQALPDDIKEELREWHRMTLRCPQ, from the coding sequence ATGCATGATTCAAAAGTAAAAATTGAGCAGGCTAAGCGTGACCTTGCCGCATTGGGCGATATCGACAGTCGCAGCCAGTTTGGCGGTTACAGCCTGTCAGTGGGGAAAGTGGTTTTTGCGCTCATCGCGGAGGGGGAACTTTATCTGCGTGCCTGTGAACAGGCTAAGCCCTATCTGGTTGAGCGCCAGATGGAACCTCTCTGTTTCAACAAAAGAGGAATACCGGTGACGCTGGATTATTATCGTGTTGATCCGGCGCTCTGGTCCCAGCAGGAGCAACTGATCGCTTTGTCCAAACTTTGCCTGCAGGGGGCGCGTAAGCATCGTGAAGGGGTTTTACAGAACCGGAGACTGAAGGATCTGCCCAACCTGAGCTTACGTCTTGAACTCGAACTGAGAAGGGTAGGGATCAGCAGCGTACAAATGCTGAGGGAACAGGGGGCGAAGGAGAGCTGGCTGAAGCTCCGGGCCTGTAATAAGAACCTCAGTATCAGCGTCCTGTTTGCGCTTCAGGGGGCGATACTGGGGCGTCATCATCAGGCGCTGCCTGATGATATTAAAGAAGAACTTCGGGAGTGGCACCGGATGACGCTCCGGTGCCCGCAATGA
- the yccS gene encoding YccS family putative transporter: MQITLTRGLRRYAYNSALLYNLRIFIALAGTTGLPWWLNQITWTIPLTLGVVAAALADLDDRLSGRLRNLLITLVCFCVASVSVELLSPQPWLFTAGLAVSTWGFILLGALGQRYATIAFGALLIAIYTLLGIGLFPQWYLQPVLLLVGAAWYNLLTLTGHVIFPIRPLQENMARCYEGLALYLDAKAGLFDPDAEEGDSDTLIEVAMANSQLVATLNQSKISIQSRLRGDRGQRGTRRTLHYYFVAQDIHERASSSHVQYHALRQEYRYSDILFRFQRLLSMQAGACRQLANCILMRETYQHDGRFERVFVHLQAALDRLKNTQPASGEVKAMHYLLNNLRAVDAQLATIESEQLQAAGTQSHDSTLSSEGLTGWADIRLRLSRHLSPESPLFRHAVRMSLLLCAGYTFIQVTGLQHGYWILLTSLFVCQPNYNATKRRLALRIAGTVIGIIIGLPLLWLVPSVEGQLILIVVTGVLFFAFRQSQYAHATMFITLLVLFCFNLLGEGFEVALPRIIDTLLGCALAWLAVAFIWPDWRFRRLSAVAEQAVSANCRYLDAILVQYHQGKDNRLAYRIARRDAHNSDAELASVVSAISAEKNADAPLREAAFRLMCLNHSFLSYISALGAHREKIQHELMLKVLEDAVCYVDDVLQVKSVDEVKATDALACLSERIETMEADPETKEPLILQQVGLLIALLPELAQLRKQVLINKI; this comes from the coding sequence ATGCAAATCACGCTTACGCGCGGCCTTCGGCGCTATGCCTACAATAGCGCCCTGCTTTACAACCTGCGGATATTTATCGCCCTCGCGGGGACCACCGGCTTACCCTGGTGGTTAAATCAAATAACCTGGACCATTCCGCTAACCCTTGGCGTGGTTGCCGCTGCGCTGGCCGATCTGGACGATCGCCTGAGCGGCAGATTGCGAAACCTGCTTATCACCCTGGTCTGTTTTTGCGTAGCGTCGGTTTCCGTCGAACTCCTTTCCCCCCAGCCCTGGCTGTTTACCGCTGGCCTGGCGGTGTCAACCTGGGGATTTATTTTGCTGGGAGCGCTTGGCCAGCGCTACGCCACCATTGCGTTTGGTGCCTTGCTCATTGCTATCTATACCCTGTTAGGGATAGGTCTGTTCCCCCAGTGGTATCTCCAGCCCGTGCTTTTGCTGGTGGGCGCGGCCTGGTACAACCTGTTAACGCTTACCGGCCACGTCATTTTCCCTATTCGTCCACTCCAGGAGAATATGGCCCGATGCTATGAGGGGCTGGCACTTTATCTTGATGCCAAGGCAGGCCTGTTCGATCCTGATGCCGAAGAGGGCGACAGCGACACCCTGATAGAGGTTGCAATGGCAAACAGTCAGCTGGTTGCCACGCTGAATCAGTCAAAAATATCAATCCAGTCCCGCCTGCGGGGAGACCGGGGGCAGCGTGGTACGCGTCGGACGCTGCACTACTATTTTGTGGCTCAGGATATCCATGAACGCGCCAGTTCCTCGCACGTCCAGTATCACGCGCTGCGTCAGGAGTATCGCTACAGCGATATTCTTTTCCGCTTTCAGCGCCTGCTATCCATGCAGGCCGGTGCCTGCCGTCAGTTGGCCAACTGTATTTTGATGCGGGAAACTTACCAGCACGATGGCCGGTTTGAGCGGGTGTTTGTTCATCTTCAGGCCGCGCTGGACAGGCTAAAGAACACACAGCCCGCCAGTGGTGAAGTAAAAGCCATGCACTATTTGCTGAACAATTTGCGGGCCGTCGACGCACAGCTGGCCACAATCGAATCCGAACAGCTTCAGGCTGCTGGCACGCAAAGCCACGACAGCACGCTTTCCAGTGAAGGACTCACGGGCTGGGCCGATATCAGGCTGCGGCTGAGTCGACACCTTTCCCCTGAATCGCCTTTATTCAGACACGCCGTTCGCATGTCACTTCTGCTCTGCGCAGGTTATACCTTTATTCAGGTAACCGGACTTCAACATGGCTACTGGATACTGCTAACCAGTCTGTTTGTTTGCCAGCCTAATTACAATGCCACCAAAAGACGGCTGGCTCTGCGTATCGCGGGCACAGTTATCGGTATCATCATCGGCCTGCCGCTGCTGTGGCTGGTGCCTTCGGTTGAGGGGCAACTGATCCTTATCGTGGTGACCGGCGTACTGTTTTTCGCCTTCCGCCAGTCTCAGTATGCCCATGCAACCATGTTTATTACCTTACTGGTACTGTTTTGCTTCAATCTACTGGGCGAGGGATTTGAAGTCGCTCTGCCGAGAATTATTGATACGCTGCTCGGATGCGCGCTCGCCTGGCTGGCCGTTGCCTTTATCTGGCCCGACTGGCGCTTCAGGCGGCTCTCCGCCGTCGCTGAGCAGGCGGTAAGCGCCAACTGTCGCTATCTTGATGCCATCCTGGTGCAATACCATCAGGGTAAAGATAATCGCCTTGCTTATCGCATTGCGCGCCGTGATGCGCATAACAGCGACGCTGAGCTGGCATCCGTCGTGTCGGCGATTTCTGCCGAGAAAAATGCGGATGCCCCCCTGCGGGAAGCGGCCTTTCGCCTGATGTGTCTGAATCACTCCTTTCTCAGCTATATCTCGGCGCTGGGCGCTCACCGGGAAAAAATTCAGCATGAACTGATGCTGAAAGTACTGGAGGATGCTGTCTGCTATGTTGACGACGTGCTACAGGTTAAAAGCGTTGATGAGGTAAAAGCCACAGACGCACTGGCATGCCTTTCTGAGCGAATTGAAACCATGGAAGCCGACCCGGAGACGAAAGAGCCTCTCATTCTGCAACAGGTCGGCTTACTTATTGCGCTCCTACCCGAACTAGCGCAGCTGAGAAAGCAGGTCCTCATTAATAAGATTTAG
- a CDS encoding YccF domain-containing protein: MRTVLNIINFVLGGFLTTLSWLLATVLSVVFIVTLPLTRSCWEITRLSLVPFGNEAVHVDELYPDRKSAVLNSGGTLLNVLWFILFGWWLCVMHVLTGIAQCITLIGIPLGIANFKIAAIALWPVGRRVVPVEVAQAAREANARRRFN; the protein is encoded by the coding sequence ATGCGTACTGTTTTAAACATTATTAACTTTGTTTTAGGTGGCTTTCTCACCACGCTCAGCTGGCTGCTGGCCACGGTATTGAGCGTGGTTTTTATCGTCACTCTGCCGTTAACCCGCTCCTGCTGGGAAATCACCCGACTTTCCCTTGTGCCTTTTGGCAATGAAGCGGTGCACGTTGACGAGCTGTATCCTGACCGGAAGAGCGCGGTGCTGAACTCGGGCGGAACACTGCTAAATGTGCTGTGGTTTATTCTTTTCGGCTGGTGGCTATGCGTGATGCATGTTCTGACCGGCATTGCTCAGTGCATCACCCTGATTGGCATTCCTCTGGGCATAGCCAACTTTAAGATTGCTGCTATCGCGCTCTGGCCAGTGGGCCGCCGTGTGGTTCCGGTTGAAGTGGCTCAGGCTGCCCGTGAAGCCAATGCCCGCCGCCGATTTAACTGA
- the helD gene encoding DNA helicase IV encodes MELKATSLGKHLAQHPYNRVRLLRAGVEVSGEKHEYLIPFNQLLAIKCKRGLVWGELEFSLPDDKVVRLHGTEWQETQRFYHHLSHAWQLWSDEMSLVAADVLESLVEKLHTFEQQEKWLKRSDVADWRSVITEAFSSLPLPVARLEEFDNCRDAALFCLRWLESGDAQRQQRNASWTEKMLEQYADFFNRVETSPLNASQARAVVNGEDSLLVLAGAGSGKTSVLVARAGWLLMRRQAAPEQILLLAFGHQAAGEMNDRIRKRLDAEGIEARTFHSLALNIISQGSNKSPTISRLETDSAERHKLLIAVWRQQCSEKKAHANGWRQWLQDELAWSPGEGEFWQDDRLAKKLAGRLERWLGLIRMHGGAQAEMIASAPEAIRDVFSKRVKLMAPLVKAWKSALKEEGAIDFSGLIHLAVNILDKGRFISPWKHILVDEFQDISPQRAALLAALRRQNKQTSLFAVGDDWQAIYRFSGAEMTLTTAFHHHFGEGDRCFLDTTYRFNDRIGDVANRFIQHNPHQLKKPLNSLSKGGKRAVSLLPEGQLEALLDKMSGYAAPDERILILARYHYLRPQLLDKAKTRWPKLKIDFTSIHASKGQQADYVILLGLRADKEGFPAEARESVIEQALLPQPEAFPDAEERRLAYVALTRARQQVWLLYEKENPSVFVEEFRELGVPVLRKP; translated from the coding sequence ATGGAACTGAAAGCAACGTCGCTGGGTAAACATCTGGCGCAACATCCCTACAATCGGGTGCGGCTGCTACGCGCCGGCGTCGAGGTCAGTGGCGAAAAGCATGAATACCTTATTCCGTTTAATCAACTGTTAGCCATCAAATGCAAGCGAGGTCTGGTCTGGGGTGAGCTTGAGTTCTCGCTGCCGGATGACAAAGTGGTGCGGCTGCATGGCACCGAATGGCAGGAAACCCAGCGCTTTTACCATCATCTCAGCCACGCATGGCAGCTCTGGAGCGACGAGATGAGCCTGGTCGCTGCTGACGTACTGGAGAGCCTGGTCGAAAAACTTCACACCTTTGAACAGCAGGAAAAATGGCTGAAGCGCAGTGATGTGGCAGACTGGCGCAGCGTGATTACAGAAGCCTTTTCCTCTTTACCGCTACCCGTTGCGCGATTAGAAGAGTTTGATAACTGTCGGGATGCGGCCCTGTTTTGTTTGCGCTGGCTGGAAAGCGGCGATGCACAGCGCCAGCAGCGCAATGCCAGCTGGACAGAAAAAATGCTGGAGCAGTATGCTGACTTTTTTAACAGGGTTGAAACCTCTCCGCTTAATGCTTCTCAGGCGAGGGCGGTGGTCAACGGTGAGGATTCACTGCTGGTACTGGCGGGAGCAGGCAGCGGCAAAACCTCGGTATTGGTTGCGCGAGCAGGATGGCTGTTAATGCGGCGACAGGCCGCGCCAGAGCAAATCCTGCTACTGGCCTTTGGTCATCAGGCCGCTGGTGAGATGAACGATCGCATCCGAAAACGGTTGGATGCGGAAGGCATAGAAGCCCGTACCTTTCACTCCCTGGCACTGAATATCATCAGCCAGGGAAGTAACAAATCTCCGACGATAAGCAGGCTTGAGACCGACAGTGCCGAGCGGCATAAGCTGCTGATTGCGGTTTGGCGTCAGCAGTGCAGCGAGAAAAAAGCGCACGCGAACGGCTGGAGACAGTGGCTACAGGATGAACTGGCGTGGTCGCCTGGCGAAGGGGAATTCTGGCAGGATGACCGCCTGGCTAAAAAGCTGGCGGGCCGGCTGGAACGTTGGCTGGGGTTAATACGTATGCACGGCGGGGCGCAGGCGGAGATGATTGCATCCGCACCGGAGGCGATACGTGACGTTTTCTCTAAGCGTGTAAAACTGATGGCCCCCCTGGTTAAGGCCTGGAAAAGCGCGCTGAAAGAGGAGGGCGCAATAGACTTCTCTGGCCTGATCCATCTGGCAGTGAATATTCTGGATAAAGGCCGTTTTATCAGCCCCTGGAAGCATATTCTGGTTGATGAGTTTCAGGATATCTCGCCGCAGCGTGCTGCGCTGCTGGCCGCACTGAGAAGGCAAAACAAACAAACCTCGCTCTTTGCCGTTGGCGATGACTGGCAGGCGATATATCGGTTCAGTGGGGCAGAAATGACGCTGACCACCGCGTTCCATCACCATTTTGGTGAAGGCGATCGCTGCTTCCTTGATACCACCTACCGCTTTAACGATCGCATCGGTGATGTTGCAAACCGCTTTATTCAGCATAATCCCCATCAGCTTAAAAAACCGTTGAACAGCCTGAGCAAGGGGGGCAAACGCGCCGTTTCACTGCTGCCAGAAGGACAGCTGGAGGCGTTGCTGGACAAAATGAGCGGCTATGCAGCGCCGGATGAGCGGATTTTGATCCTTGCCCGCTATCACTACCTGCGTCCACAGCTGCTGGATAAGGCGAAAACCCGCTGGCCGAAGCTGAAGATAGATTTCACCAGCATCCATGCCAGTAAAGGCCAGCAGGCAGACTATGTAATTTTGCTGGGCCTGCGGGCGGATAAAGAGGGCTTTCCCGCCGAGGCAAGAGAATCGGTGATTGAACAGGCGCTGCTACCGCAGCCAGAGGCATTTCCGGATGCCGAAGAGCGGCGACTGGCCTATGTTGCCCTTACCCGCGCGAGGCAGCAGGTCTGGCTGCTGTATGAAAAAGAAAATCCGTCGGTCTTTGTGGAGGAGTTCAGAGAGCTGGGCGTGCCGGTATTGCGTAAGCCATAA
- a CDS encoding methylglyoxal synthase has translation MEQTTRTIQEKKHIALVAHDHCKTSLMEWVGIHKEILSAHTLYATGTTGNLVQRATGLPVTAMLSGPMGGDQQVGALIAELKIDVLFFFWDPLNAVPHDPDVKALLRLATVWNIPVATNRATADFIIHSPLFTRPVEIIIPDYQRYLQERLN, from the coding sequence ATGGAACAAACCACTCGCACTATTCAGGAAAAAAAACATATTGCGCTGGTCGCGCATGACCACTGTAAAACGTCGCTGATGGAGTGGGTCGGTATCCATAAAGAGATACTCAGCGCACACACGCTGTACGCTACCGGCACTACGGGTAACCTGGTGCAGCGCGCGACCGGACTTCCGGTAACGGCGATGCTTAGCGGGCCAATGGGCGGCGATCAACAGGTTGGCGCACTGATTGCAGAACTTAAAATCGACGTGCTTTTTTTCTTCTGGGATCCGTTAAACGCCGTCCCCCACGATCCGGATGTAAAAGCACTACTGCGCCTGGCGACCGTATGGAATATTCCGGTAGCGACGAATCGCGCGACGGCTGATTTCATTATCCATTCGCCACTTTTTACCCGGCCGGTCGAGATTATCATCCCTGACTACCAGCGCTATCTGCAGGAACGCCTGAACTGA